The Calditrichota bacterium genomic interval AACTCCACAAGTTGCCCAGTAGCGGCGCACCAGATGTTGCCGGGGATGCGCTCCGCCTTGGAATCCATGAGCTGCTCGAAGGGCAGCAGCTTGTTGCGCCAGTCGTCCTTCATCTCTTCCTCACCATCCTACGCCACGCCGTCACCACACCCACACCGTCATTTCATCAGTAGCAGACGCCGCGTGAGCCGCCGGCCATTCACCTCCAGCACGCACTCGTACAGGCCCGAAGGAACGGCCACACCCAACTCACTCCGCCCATCCCACTGCCGGCGGTACCGACCGGCCTCCATTTTGTCGTTGACCAACACCCGCACCAACTGCCCAAGCATGTTGTAGATGCGGAGCGACACCATCCCCGGCTCTTTGAGGTCGAACTGAATGGTCGTCGTCGGATTGAAAGGGTTGGGGAAATTGGGGTGAAGTTCATACTCCTTGGGCAAGAACTTCCGCACCCCGCTCACCGGCCCATGGAACCCGC includes:
- a CDS encoding T9SS type A sorting domain-containing protein gives rise to the protein GFHGPVSGVRKFLPKEYELHPNFPNPFNPTTTIQFDLKEPGMVSLRIYNMLGQLVRVLVNDKMEAGRYRRQWDGRSELGVAVPSGLYECVLEVNGRRLTRRLLLMK